AGTTTAATCTTAATATCTGAGGCCCACGGATATGACATCAATCTCCTATGGGGGTTGCTTCAGGGGGACGTGTGCGACGTGTGCGAGTTTTAGGGGGCTGGAGGGCTTTTTTTAGCAGCAGCGGTAGTTCTTTCGGGGTACGGGCAAAGGCGAGCTTTTCTTGCTTAAAGGCGCTATGCATTTCAGTGGGGGTGTAGATATCGCTGATGCAATAAGAAAGCTGGCTGGCGATGATGGTGCTGGCATCATGGCAACTCCGGTGAATGGGAGCATGGCTACCACATAGATAGGTGACAACGGGGGTTTTGATTTTGTCCCGGAGGAGGGGGATGAGGTCAATTTCTTCTTGGGAGCCGTGGCGACCGAGGAGGGCGATCGCCTTCGTTGCAGGATCTTGGTCAAGGTACTGGAGCCATTGGGCAAAATTGGAGCCCGGTAAATCAGAGTTTCCTACATCTACGACAAAGGACTGTCCTAAACCTACCTGATTGAGAAAAATTGCCACTTCCTGGGAGAGACTACTGAAACGACTGAGAATTGCCACATCACCAGGCTGAAAGTGGTTCACAAATCCTGTGCCAAGCCACAGTTGCCCTGGCACTACCAGCCCACTACTACCGGGCCCAAGAATTTGTACTTGCTCTCGCTGGGCTTCGTAGAGTAGGCGCACCATGTCTAGGGGAGGAACCCCCGCAGAAACAATAATCAATTGTTTGATTCCGGCGGCGATCGCCTCTAGGGAAGCATCCAAGACTTCAAAGGGGTCAACAAAAATTAAACTCGTCGTAATTGGGCCGGCCTTCTCTGTGACTTCCATGACGAGATCAAAAATTGGCAGCTCTCCGATGGTCTGGCCACCGCCCCCCGCACTCACACCGCCAATAATTTTAGTGCCATAGGCGGCCATCCGAGGACAATAGTATTGGGCAAGGGAGGTGTGGATGCCCTGAATAAGAATATTTTGATTCGTTTGCCAAGCCATGACGATTGTCTTCCCAATTGCGATACGAAAAAATCTGATTCAGTCTTTAGGCTTTACTGAGGGCGATCGCCTGATGGATAGCCGCCTCTAGATCGCTCTCCCAGTGGCAACCAGGGGCAATGGTCTGGTCAATATCTGGCAAGCAACGCACCACGATTTGCATCGGCGAATGCCCTAGATCTTTTTCAGTTGCCAACCCAGGGAAAGAGGCGATGACTTTCGCTAAAATTTGCTGGTTGATTTCTTTGTCTGCCACTAAGTTTAAAAACAGCACTTCGATCTCTGGTAGAGAAGCCAACTGTTCAAGGATCAGGCCAATGTGACCCTCTAGATCATAGGGAGAAAATACCAGCCCTTGGGATTGGGGGCCAAGAATCCAACAATAAGCGGGCTGTCCCCCCAACTCCTGAAGCAAATCCCAACTCAAGGCCGCTGCCCCTACGCCATAGCAGACAATCCCCACTTTGCCCCCAGGTACTTCTGACTGCCAAGCCAAAGGATCTCCCATTGGGTAATTGCCTTGGTTTTGATGGGCATAGAAAAGGTCGATTTCTGGGTGTTTACGCAAAGCCGTATCGTGGACAGTCACCTTTCCATCGAGGGCCATAAGTTCTCCGGCTTGGTTAATGCCCAGGGGATTGATTTCCACAAGTTCT
The nucleotide sequence above comes from [Synechococcus] sp. NIES-970. Encoded proteins:
- the sucD gene encoding succinyl-CoA synthetase, alpha chain, with the translated sequence MAWQTNQNILIQGIHTSLAQYYCPRMAAYGTKIIGGVSAGGGGQTIGELPIFDLVMEVTEKAGPITTSLIFVDPFEVLDASLEAIAAGIKQLIIVSAGVPPLDMVRLLYEAQREQVQILGPGSSGLVVPGQLWLGTGFVNHFQPGDVAILSRFSSLSQEVAIFLNQVGLGQSFVVDVGNSDLPGSNFAQWLQYLDQDPATKAIALLGRHGSQEEIDLIPLLRDKIKTPVVTYLCGSHAPIHRSCHDASTIIASQLSYCISDIYTPTEMHSAFKQEKLAFARTPKELPLLLKKALQPPKTRTRRTRPPEATPIGD
- the sucC gene encoding succinate-CoA ligase beta chain translates to MELLEYQAKQLFEQVGIPTLPSQIIADPRELKQLQIPYPIVLKSQVRAGGRGKAGGIKRVQNTIDAIAAARNIFNLAIAGQYPDVLLAEAHYERKQEIFLAVVLDYELQRPVLLGSAHGGMEIEQLLANLHQVVIQDFFSPFQARHLLNKMGIRGPLVPALSDIIKKMYDLLLGKDLELVEINPLGINQAGELMALDGKVTVHDTALRKHPEIDLFYAHQNQGNYPMGDPLAWQSEVPGGKVGIVCYGVGAAALSWDLLQELGGQPAYCWILGPQSQGLVFSPYDLEGHIGLILEQLASLPEIEVLFLNLVADKEINQQILAKVIASFPGLATEKDLGHSPMQIVVRCLPDIDQTIAPGCHWESDLEAAIHQAIALSKA